The stretch of DNA AGAATTAAAAGGCGGCGAGGTAAAGTCTGTGCGCGCGGGAAGCATCCATCTTGAAGATAGTTTTGCCCGGGTTGAAAAGGGGCAGGTTTCAGTATATAATATTAACATTCTTCCTTATGCCCAAGCCAGTTACTTAAATGCGGATCCTGTGCGCTCGCGCAGGCTTTTATTGCACAAGAAAGAAATTATCCGTCTGGGTCAGGCTTTATCGCAAAAAGGTTTGACCTTGGTGCCCTTAAAGAT from Candidatus Omnitrophota bacterium encodes:
- the smpB gene encoding SsrA-binding protein SmpB, whose amino-acid sequence is MTKPIATNRKAFRDYEIIESMEAGIELKGGEVKSVRAGSIHLEDSFARVEKGQVSVYNINILPYAQASYLNADPVRSRRLLLHKKEIIRLGQALSQKGLTLVPLKIYFNSRGIAKLEIALCKGKKLYDKRADIKDKEINRQMRRVMKSRNR